A window of the Tripterygium wilfordii isolate XIE 37 chromosome 12, ASM1340144v1, whole genome shotgun sequence genome harbors these coding sequences:
- the LOC120010454 gene encoding uncharacterized protein LOC120010454, whose translation MDNLQRRGISLVNRCCLCKAGLESISHLLLHCEWSSKIWANVLRLLGISWVTNSSVDKELLAWKGVSRDNRLGSFIQLISISVMWMLWLERNNRVFKSKDSSIDTFLVNSFDCLRFWGTSFSGNIFDHLIISPF comes from the coding sequence ATGGATAACTTGCAAAGGAGAGGCATTTCGTTGGTAAACCGATGTTGCCTCTGTAAGGCAGGTTTGGAATCTATCAGTCATCTTCTCTTGCACTGTGAGTGGTCTTCTAAAATTTGGGCAAATGTTCTGAGGCTGCTGGGCATTTCTTGGGTCACTAATTCTTCTGTGGACAAGGAATTATTGGCTTGGAAGGGCGTAAGCAGGGACAATAGGCTAGGAAGTTTTATCcaattaatttcaatttctgTGATGTGGATGCTATGGCTGGAAAGGAATAACAGAGTGTTCAAAAGCAAAGATTCCTCCATAGACACTTTCTTAGTCAACTCGTTTGATTGCCTTAGGTTCTGGGGCACTTCCTTTTCTGGGAACATTTTTGATCATCTGATTATCTCCCCCTTCTAA
- the LOC120010333 gene encoding U11/U12 small nuclear ribonucleoprotein 35 kDa protein: MSGNRINSVFYAESYHPIQAGSIDGTDILPHDNAIYRAFLCSSAGLYDPFGDSKLIGDPYCTVFVGHLSHLTTEDTLGKAMGRYGRVKNLRMVRDIVTGASRGYAFVEYETEREMRHAYKEAHHSFIDDCEIIVDYNRQQLMQGWIPRRLGGGLGGKKESGQLRFGGRERPFRAPLRPIPFEELKMLGIPSPLEGRYMSRFQVPSPPRRKRRSSVEREESSYRRSSIEEEEVRSSSRTISSDHYNKRSSLNMEEKFGKRKSVEMEEYHHQRSYLSEHSHKRISREREDRRHKGSSIDGEESSYERSVEREEHSHNRSSADRRKHSQRRSSKDGEKHHHKRRKHESERI, encoded by the coding sequence ATGAGTGGGAACAGAATAAACTCGGTGTTTTACGCGGAGTCGTACCATCCAATTCAGGCAGGGAGCATCGACGGCACTGATATCCTACCACACGACAACGCCATCTACCGAGCTTTCCTATGCTCTTCTGCTGGGCTGTATGACCCCTTTGGTGACTCCAAGCTTATCGGAGATCCTTACTGCACGGTCTTCGTCGGCCACCTCTCTCACCTCACAACCGAAGACACCCTTGGCAAGGCTATGGGCAGGTATGGTCGGGTCAAGAACTTGCGCATGGTTCGGGACATTGTGACTGGTGCTTCACGTGGTTACGCTTTCGTCGAGTATGAGACGGAAAGGGAGATGCGGCATGCGTATAAGGAGGCGCACCATTCCTTCATTGATGATTGTGAAATCATAGTTGATTATAACAGACAGCAACTGATGCAAGGGTGGATTCCAAGAAGGTTAGGAGGGGGTCTTGGTGGTAAGAAAGAGTCGGGACAGCTTCGGTTTGGTGGACGAGAAAGACCTTTTCGAGCTCCCCTGCGACCAATTCCATTTGAGGAATTGAAGATGCTTGGAATTCCTTCTCCACTAGAAGGAAGATACATGTCACGTTTCCAGGTACCATCGCCTCCCAGAAGAAAACGGAGGAGCTCTGTGGAAAGGGAAGAAAGCTCTTACAGAAGGAGTTCTATAGAAGAAGAGGAGGTACGCAGCAGCAGCCGCACGATAAGTTCTGATCACTACAACAAAAGGAGCTCGTTGAACATGGAAGAGAAGTTTGGTAAAAGGAAATCTGTGGAGATGGAAGAATACCATCATCAAAGGAGCTATTTATCGGAGCACTCTCACAAAAGGATCTCAAGGGAGAGGGAAGATCGCCGCCACAAAGGGAGTTCTATAGACGGGGAAGAGAGTTCATATGAAAGGTCTGTGGAGAGGGAAGAACATTCTCACAACAGGAGTTCGGCTGATAGGAGAAAGCATTCTCAAAGGAGGAGCTCTAAGGATGGGGAAAAACACCATCACAAGCGCCGCAAACATGAAAGTGAAAGGATCTAG